In the Mycolicibacterium thermoresistibile genome, one interval contains:
- a CDS encoding enoyl-CoA hydratase: protein MIGVTREGPVTTLELQRPERRNALNTELVDSLREAVQAAAAEDTRVIVLTGQGSVFCAGADLSGDVFAADFPDKAIALNKAIDAVPIPVIAAINGPAIGAGVQLAMICDLRVVAPEAFFQFPVAKYGLALDNWSIRRLTTLVGYGRARGMLLAAEKLSAETALQTGMANRLGTLADAQQWAAEIAQLAPLALRHAKRVLNDDGAFEEQRPEHKELFDLAWGSQDVIEAQVARMEKRPPVFRGA from the coding sequence ATGATTGGAGTCACCCGCGAAGGTCCCGTGACGACACTCGAGCTGCAACGGCCCGAGCGTCGTAACGCACTGAACACCGAGCTCGTCGACAGTCTCCGGGAAGCGGTGCAGGCCGCCGCCGCGGAGGACACCCGGGTGATCGTGCTGACCGGTCAGGGCAGCGTGTTCTGCGCCGGCGCCGACCTGTCCGGGGATGTGTTCGCCGCGGACTTCCCCGACAAGGCGATCGCGCTGAACAAGGCGATCGACGCGGTGCCGATCCCGGTGATCGCCGCCATCAACGGCCCGGCCATCGGCGCCGGTGTGCAGCTGGCCATGATCTGCGATCTCCGGGTCGTCGCCCCCGAGGCGTTCTTCCAGTTCCCGGTGGCCAAATACGGTCTGGCCCTGGATAACTGGAGTATCCGTCGGCTCACCACCCTGGTCGGTTACGGCCGGGCCCGGGGCATGCTGCTGGCCGCCGAGAAACTCTCCGCCGAGACCGCGCTGCAGACCGGGATGGCCAACCGGCTCGGCACGCTGGCCGACGCGCAGCAGTGGGCGGCGGAGATCGCGCAGCTGGCCCCGCTGGCGTTGCGGCACGCCAAGCGGGTGCTCAACGACGACGGGGCGTTCGAGGAGCAGCGGCCCGAGCACAAGGAATTGTTTGACCTGGCCTGGGGCAGTCAAGACGTGATCGAGGCGCAGGTGGCGCGGATGGAGAAGCGCCCGCCGGTGTTCCGGGGGGCATGA
- a CDS encoding amylo-alpha-1,6-glucosidase, translated as MTNALNAGNVAAIGSGRDTVTLVEGGTFCLSDRHGDVLEGAHGLFFRDARALSRWELRVDGRSAEPLTVLTPEAFAAQFVLRRTPRPGLADSTLLLVRERLIADGMRETITLHNLDDEPTVVSLELFVDGDFVDLFAVKEGRVVPGGAEMTVVDDELVLRDRGDLVRGLTITATGVDKVLPGTLRWRVVVPPRSSWQTEIVAQPTWANQQVHSRFRSGERLDASAPAQKISAWRDVTTTVECDHPTLAEVLQRTESDLGALLVYDDGDGRPFVAAGAPWYMTLFGRDSLLTAWMALPIDVDLSIGTLKQLAELQGRQINPITEEEPGRIMHEIRRGPASADALGGNVYYGSVDASLLFVMLLGEAWRWGADEDAVRSLLPAADAALQWAERYGDRDGDGFVEYRRATDRGLINQGWKDSYDGINHASGRLAEPPIALCEVQGYHYAALLARAELADAFGEPALAELLRGRAEALRIGFQERFWMPDKGYYAVALDRDKRQVDALTSNVGHCLWTGIASDQHAERIIENLSGHQMDSGFGLRTLATTMGAYNPMSYHNGSVWPHDTAIAVAGLLRYRHVRGAVELAERLTAGLLDAAAAFGGRLPELYCGFPREQFPAPVPYPTSCSPQAWASAAPLLLVRSFLGFEPHVPERRLTVHPRLPSSWGRLTLAELRLGSRSVNIEAHCDTVKVDGLPEDWELVTSSADESPPLG; from the coding sequence ATGACCAACGCGCTCAACGCGGGCAACGTGGCGGCCATCGGTTCCGGTAGGGACACCGTCACGCTGGTCGAGGGCGGCACCTTCTGCCTGTCCGACCGGCACGGCGACGTTCTCGAGGGCGCCCACGGCCTGTTCTTCCGGGACGCCCGCGCGCTGTCCCGCTGGGAGCTGCGGGTCGACGGCCGCAGTGCCGAACCGCTGACGGTGCTGACCCCGGAAGCGTTCGCGGCGCAGTTCGTGCTGCGTCGCACCCCGCGACCGGGGTTGGCCGACAGCACACTGCTGCTGGTGCGGGAGCGGCTGATCGCCGACGGCATGCGGGAGACCATCACCCTGCACAACCTCGACGACGAGCCCACCGTGGTGTCGCTCGAGTTGTTCGTCGACGGCGACTTCGTCGACCTGTTCGCCGTCAAGGAGGGCCGGGTGGTCCCCGGCGGCGCGGAGATGACCGTCGTCGACGACGAACTGGTGTTGCGTGACCGCGGCGACCTGGTGCGCGGACTGACCATCACCGCCACCGGGGTCGACAAGGTGCTGCCCGGAACGCTGCGGTGGCGGGTCGTGGTGCCGCCGCGCAGCAGCTGGCAGACCGAGATCGTCGCCCAGCCCACCTGGGCGAATCAGCAGGTGCACAGTCGGTTCCGGTCCGGGGAGCGGTTGGACGCCAGTGCGCCGGCGCAGAAGATCAGCGCGTGGCGCGACGTCACCACCACCGTCGAGTGCGACCACCCCACCCTCGCGGAGGTGTTGCAGCGCACCGAGAGCGACCTGGGCGCCCTGCTGGTCTACGACGACGGGGACGGCCGGCCGTTCGTGGCGGCCGGCGCGCCCTGGTACATGACGCTGTTCGGTCGCGACAGCCTGCTGACCGCCTGGATGGCGCTGCCCATCGACGTCGACCTGTCGATCGGCACGTTGAAGCAGCTCGCCGAACTGCAAGGGCGTCAGATCAATCCGATCACCGAGGAGGAGCCCGGCCGGATCATGCACGAGATCCGGCGGGGTCCGGCCAGTGCGGACGCGTTGGGCGGCAACGTCTATTACGGTTCGGTCGACGCGTCGCTGCTGTTCGTCATGCTGCTGGGGGAGGCCTGGCGCTGGGGCGCCGACGAGGACGCGGTGCGCTCACTGCTGCCGGCCGCCGACGCCGCCCTGCAGTGGGCCGAACGGTACGGCGACCGAGACGGCGACGGCTTCGTCGAGTACCGGCGGGCCACCGACCGGGGCCTGATCAACCAGGGCTGGAAGGACAGCTACGACGGCATCAACCACGCCAGCGGGCGGCTCGCCGAGCCCCCGATCGCGCTGTGCGAGGTGCAGGGCTACCACTACGCGGCGCTGCTGGCCCGCGCCGAGCTGGCCGACGCCTTCGGCGAACCGGCGCTGGCCGAACTGCTGCGCGGCCGGGCCGAGGCGCTGCGGATCGGGTTCCAGGAGAGGTTCTGGATGCCCGACAAGGGCTACTACGCCGTCGCGCTGGATCGCGACAAACGCCAGGTGGACGCGCTGACCAGCAACGTCGGCCACTGCCTGTGGACCGGGATCGCGTCGGACCAGCACGCCGAACGCATCATCGAGAACCTGTCCGGACACCAGATGGACTCCGGGTTCGGGTTGCGCACGCTGGCCACCACGATGGGCGCCTACAACCCGATGAGCTACCACAACGGCTCGGTGTGGCCGCACGACACCGCGATCGCCGTCGCCGGGCTGCTGCGGTACCGGCATGTCCGCGGCGCGGTCGAGTTGGCCGAACGGCTGACGGCCGGGCTGCTGGACGCGGCGGCCGCGTTCGGGGGCCGGCTGCCGGAGCTGTACTGCGGCTTCCCCCGCGAGCAGTTCCCCGCCCCGGTGCCGTACCCGACCTCGTGTTCGCCGCAGGCGTGGGCCAGTGCGGCGCCGTTGCTGCTGGTGCGGTCCTTCCTGGGCTTCGAGCCGCATGTGCCGGAACGGCGGCTCACCGTCCACCCGCGGCTGCCCAGCTCGTGGGGCCGGCTGACGCTGGCCGAGCTGCGCCTGGGATCTCGCAGCGTCAACATCGAGGCGCACTGCGACACGGTCAAGGTCGACGGCCTGCCGGAGGACTGGGAGTTGGTCACGTCGTCGGCGGATGAGTCACCCCCGTTAGGGTGA
- a CDS encoding glycosyltransferase family 4 protein: protein MSGNGFRFHHTFRDQNATAADTAPADTAALLSETESTDPLRIVLVAPPYFDIPPKAYGGTEAVVADLADSLTARGHRVTVLGAGNPRIAARFVPLWERTIPDRLGQPYPEVMHALKVRRAIADIADREGGIDLIHDHTFAGPLNVPAYRELGVPTVATVHGPIDEDLYPYYRELGHDVGLIAISDRQRELAPDLNWIGRVHNALRIHDWPFKREKGDYALFLGRFAPYKGAHLAIQAADRAGIRLVLAGKCDEPSEKAYFEEQVRPLLNENDEVFGEADAIAKRELLANARCLLFPIQWEEPFGMVMIEAMACGTPVVALRGGAVPEVIVDGVTGVICEDPAELPAAIERTADMDPAECRRHVAANFDIERFGSGYEQIFRGVVDGSMAVRSNVALRQILPETGERDEQIA from the coding sequence ATGAGCGGCAACGGATTCCGCTTCCACCACACATTCCGCGACCAGAACGCCACTGCGGCCGACACCGCGCCCGCCGACACCGCGGCGCTGCTGTCGGAAACCGAGTCGACCGATCCGTTGCGCATCGTGCTCGTGGCCCCGCCCTATTTCGACATCCCGCCCAAGGCCTACGGCGGCACCGAGGCCGTCGTCGCCGACCTCGCCGACTCCCTCACCGCCCGTGGACATCGCGTCACCGTGCTCGGCGCCGGGAATCCGCGGATCGCCGCTCGTTTCGTACCGCTGTGGGAGAGAACGATCCCCGATCGTCTCGGCCAGCCCTATCCCGAGGTCATGCACGCGCTGAAGGTCCGCCGCGCGATCGCCGACATCGCCGACCGGGAGGGCGGCATCGACCTCATCCACGACCACACCTTCGCCGGCCCGCTCAACGTCCCGGCCTACCGTGAACTCGGCGTGCCCACCGTAGCCACCGTGCACGGCCCCATCGACGAGGACCTGTACCCGTACTACCGCGAACTCGGCCACGACGTCGGCCTGATCGCGATCAGCGACCGCCAGCGTGAACTGGCGCCCGACCTGAACTGGATCGGCCGCGTGCACAACGCGCTGCGCATCCACGACTGGCCGTTCAAGCGTGAGAAGGGCGACTATGCGCTGTTCCTCGGCCGGTTCGCGCCGTACAAGGGCGCCCATCTGGCCATCCAGGCCGCCGACCGCGCCGGCATCCGCCTGGTGCTCGCCGGCAAGTGCGACGAGCCCAGCGAGAAGGCGTATTTCGAGGAGCAGGTGCGCCCGCTGCTCAATGAGAACGACGAGGTGTTCGGCGAGGCCGACGCCATCGCCAAACGTGAGCTGCTGGCCAACGCCCGCTGCCTGCTGTTCCCGATCCAGTGGGAGGAGCCGTTCGGCATGGTGATGATCGAGGCGATGGCCTGCGGCACCCCGGTGGTGGCGCTGCGCGGCGGCGCGGTGCCCGAGGTGATCGTCGACGGTGTCACCGGCGTGATCTGCGAGGATCCGGCCGAGCTGCCCGCCGCGATCGAGCGGACCGCCGACATGGACCCGGCGGAGTGCCGCCGGCACGTGGCCGCCAACTTCGACATCGAGCGGTTCGGCTCCGGATACGAGCAGATCTTCCGCGGGGTCGTCGACGGGTCGATGGCGGTGCGCAGCAATGTCGCCCTGCGGCAGATCCTGCCCGAGACCGGCGAGAGGGATGAGCAGATCGCATGA
- a CDS encoding acetyl-coenzyme A carboxylase carboxyl transferase subunits beta/alpha: MSRIGAVQFVETVLDTGSFVSWDDPPLAIPADEDYRRELTDAAAVTGLDEAVLTGEGTIFGRRVALVACEFDFLAGSIGVAAAERIVAAVQRATAERLPLVASPSSGGTRMQEGTVAFLQMVKIAAAVQLHKLAHLSYLVYLRHPTTGGVFASWGSLGHITIAEPNALIGFLGPRVYQHLYGEPFPPGVQTAENLHRHGVIDSVVPLPRLRSELDRALRVLVDEPGTPPAPPDVDTSQPDVPAWDSVIASRRPDRPGVGYLLRHGATDTVLLSGSGGGEAATTLLALARFGGQPAVVLGQQRVIGAMVGPAALREARRGMALAADLQLPLVLVIDTAGPALTAEAEQGGLASEIAHCLAELVTLDTATLSVLLGQGSGGPALAMVPADRVLAARHGWLAPLPPEGVSAIVHRDLDHAPELAARQGIRSVDLLRHGIVDAIVDERPDAADEPMEFTARLADSIAVELHRLREMPAESRLETRLARYRRIGLPR, from the coding sequence ATGAGCCGAATCGGAGCGGTGCAGTTCGTGGAGACCGTGCTGGACACCGGTTCGTTCGTCAGCTGGGACGACCCACCATTGGCGATACCGGCAGATGAGGACTACCGGCGTGAACTGACCGACGCAGCCGCCGTCACCGGCCTCGACGAGGCGGTTCTGACCGGTGAAGGCACCATATTCGGACGCCGCGTGGCGTTGGTGGCCTGCGAGTTCGACTTCCTGGCCGGGTCGATCGGGGTGGCCGCCGCCGAGCGGATAGTCGCCGCGGTGCAACGCGCAACCGCCGAACGACTGCCGCTGGTGGCATCGCCCAGTTCTGGTGGAACCCGCATGCAGGAAGGCACCGTTGCGTTCCTGCAGATGGTGAAGATCGCCGCTGCGGTACAACTGCACAAGCTGGCGCACCTGTCCTATCTAGTGTACCTGCGCCATCCGACCACCGGCGGCGTCTTCGCATCCTGGGGCTCGTTGGGACACATCACGATCGCCGAGCCGAACGCGCTGATCGGATTCCTCGGCCCCCGCGTCTACCAGCATCTTTACGGTGAACCGTTCCCGCCCGGGGTGCAGACCGCCGAGAATCTGCACCGCCACGGTGTGATCGATTCGGTGGTCCCGCTGCCGCGGCTGCGCTCCGAACTGGACCGCGCGCTGCGGGTCCTCGTCGATGAACCGGGGACCCCGCCCGCGCCCCCCGACGTCGACACCTCCCAGCCCGATGTGCCGGCGTGGGATTCGGTGATCGCGTCCCGCCGCCCGGACCGCCCCGGGGTCGGCTACCTGCTCAGACACGGCGCCACCGACACGGTGCTGCTGTCCGGGTCGGGCGGCGGCGAAGCGGCCACCACGCTGCTGGCGCTGGCCCGGTTCGGCGGGCAACCCGCCGTGGTGCTCGGCCAGCAACGGGTGATCGGCGCAATGGTCGGCCCGGCCGCCCTGCGCGAGGCCCGCCGCGGCATGGCGTTGGCCGCTGACCTGCAGTTACCGCTCGTGCTGGTGATCGACACCGCCGGCCCGGCGCTCACCGCGGAGGCCGAGCAGGGCGGGCTGGCCAGCGAGATCGCCCACTGCCTGGCCGAATTGGTCACCCTCGACACCGCGACGCTGTCGGTGCTGCTCGGTCAGGGCAGCGGCGGCCCGGCCCTGGCGATGGTGCCGGCCGACCGGGTGCTGGCCGCGCGGCACGGCTGGCTGGCGCCGCTGCCGCCCGAAGGGGTCAGCGCGATCGTCCACCGTGACCTGGATCACGCCCCGGAACTCGCCGCACGCCAGGGCATCCGCTCCGTCGACCTGCTGCGCCACGGCATCGTCGACGCGATCGTCGACGAACGTCCCGACGCCGCCGACGAGCCGATGGAGTTCACCGCCCGACTGGCCGACAGCATCGCCGTCGAGCTGCACCGGCTCCGCGAGATGCCCGCCGAGAGCCGGCTGGAGACCCGGCTGGCGCGCTACCGCCGGATCGGGCTGCCGCGGTGA
- a CDS encoding YhgE/Pip domain-containing protein has translation MLAGVSLGTDIKKYSRGALPRIALVTIILMPLLYGAMYLWAFWNPFDEIDKVPVALVNEDRGAEVQGRRIDAGDEVARALLDSGQLQLHEVPAAEAAAGVAAGRFYFSITLPEDFSAGIASPAGGNPRPAQLRFTFNEANNYLASIIGQNAAREVLNVVNARVGQQSVETVLTGLTDAGEGLTQAADGADRLHTGLVAADDGAHDLSVGADALAAGLVTARDGAAQLAAGTGQLAAAVDTAIDPLLHTLDRVGALGLDPDEVGAVATRLSGAVRSTTERIAALHIDQHHAAAVLDQAVTFLRTNPDPAAHHLGEALAGVQRMLRAQGIDPATDEGLIRLRDSAAQLESELADPNSRLRTFLTAALDGGLRGEVVRLRDGVNRLDTGARQLSAGLVRLADGGQQLATGAGRLADGTGQLRAGSRELADALRDGSTQVPSWTPEQRSDVAAAMAAPVELDLVTHNPAATFGTGFAPFFLPLALFIGALIVWMLLTPLQSRPIVNGLGALRVVLASFWPGLLIVVAQVVVMYAVVHFGVGLKAEHPLATVAFLILIGATFLALIQAFNAVFGVAVGRVVTLAFLMLQLVSAGGIYPVETTAKPFQIIHPFDPMTYAVNGLRQLIVGGVDQRLWIAIAVLAGLLAASTAASAWAARRNRQYTMQRLHPPIEV, from the coding sequence GTGCTTGCCGGAGTGTCCCTGGGCACCGACATCAAGAAGTACTCGCGGGGGGCGTTGCCGCGCATCGCACTGGTGACGATCATCCTGATGCCGCTGCTGTACGGGGCGATGTACCTGTGGGCGTTCTGGAATCCGTTCGACGAGATCGACAAGGTTCCGGTGGCCCTGGTCAACGAGGACCGCGGCGCCGAGGTACAGGGCCGCCGGATCGACGCCGGCGACGAGGTGGCCCGCGCCCTGCTGGATTCGGGTCAGCTGCAACTGCACGAGGTGCCGGCGGCCGAGGCGGCCGCCGGCGTGGCCGCCGGCCGGTTCTACTTCTCGATCACCCTGCCGGAGGACTTCAGCGCCGGAATCGCCTCCCCGGCGGGCGGGAATCCCCGGCCGGCGCAACTGCGGTTCACCTTCAACGAGGCCAACAACTACCTCGCGTCGATCATCGGCCAGAACGCCGCCCGCGAGGTGCTCAACGTCGTCAACGCCCGGGTCGGACAGCAGAGCGTGGAGACGGTGCTCACCGGCCTGACCGACGCCGGCGAGGGATTGACGCAGGCCGCCGACGGCGCGGATCGACTCCACACCGGGCTGGTCGCCGCCGACGACGGGGCGCATGACCTGTCGGTGGGCGCCGACGCGCTGGCGGCCGGCCTGGTGACCGCCCGGGACGGTGCCGCGCAACTGGCAGCCGGCACCGGCCAACTGGCGGCCGCGGTGGACACCGCCATCGATCCGCTGCTGCACACCCTGGACCGGGTGGGAGCGCTGGGACTCGACCCCGACGAGGTCGGGGCGGTCGCCACCCGGCTCAGCGGTGCGGTGCGGTCCACCACCGAACGCATCGCGGCCCTGCACATCGATCAGCACCACGCCGCGGCGGTCCTCGACCAGGCGGTGACGTTCCTGCGCACCAACCCCGACCCGGCGGCGCACCATCTCGGTGAGGCGCTGGCCGGAGTACAGCGCATGCTGCGGGCCCAGGGCATCGACCCCGCCACCGATGAGGGTCTGATCCGGTTGCGGGACAGCGCCGCTCAACTGGAATCCGAGCTGGCCGACCCGAACAGCAGGCTGCGCACGTTTCTCACCGCTGCGCTGGACGGGGGACTGCGCGGTGAGGTCGTCAGACTGCGCGACGGGGTGAACCGACTCGACACCGGCGCCAGACAGCTCAGCGCCGGGCTGGTCCGGCTGGCCGACGGCGGTCAACAGCTGGCCACCGGCGCCGGCCGGCTCGCCGACGGCACCGGACAGCTGCGGGCGGGCAGCCGAGAGCTGGCCGACGCACTGCGGGACGGGTCCACCCAGGTGCCGTCGTGGACCCCGGAGCAGCGCAGCGACGTCGCCGCGGCCATGGCGGCACCGGTCGAGCTGGACCTGGTGACGCACAATCCGGCGGCCACCTTCGGCACCGGGTTCGCGCCGTTCTTCCTGCCGCTGGCACTGTTCATCGGTGCGTTGATCGTGTGGATGTTGTTGACCCCGTTGCAATCCCGGCCGATCGTGAACGGGCTGGGTGCGCTGCGGGTGGTGCTCGCCTCGTTCTGGCCCGGGCTGCTGATCGTGGTGGCCCAGGTCGTGGTGATGTACGCGGTGGTGCATTTCGGCGTCGGTCTGAAGGCCGAACACCCGTTGGCCACCGTCGCCTTCCTGATCCTGATCGGCGCGACCTTCCTGGCGCTTATCCAGGCGTTCAACGCCGTCTTCGGGGTCGCCGTGGGCCGGGTGGTCACCCTGGCGTTCCTGATGTTGCAGCTGGTATCGGCGGGCGGCATCTATCCGGTCGAGACCACCGCCAAGCCGTTCCAGATCATCCACCCGTTCGACCCGATGACCTACGCGGTCAACGGGTTACGCCAGCTGATCGTCGGCGGCGTCGACCAGCGGCTGTGGATCGCGATCGCGGTGCTGGCCGGGCTGCTGGCGGCGTCGACGGCGGCCAGCGCGTGGGCGGCGCGGCGCAACCGTCAGTACACGATGCAACGGCTGCACCCGCCCATCGAGGTGTGA
- a CDS encoding ATP-binding cassette domain-containing protein, whose amino-acid sequence MPDQPEPEQAPEPALTARGICMRGPWGPVYGPIDLDIEAGGVTVLHCPPGSGRTALLMTLAGRMRPMSGELTVFGRTRAPDIFRVAGLAGFDEVDPIPQSVTVRDLVTEQVRWDAPWYRLIPRAGEAELAAVCGPVFGELPLPPLGEYVGELSELDRMLLRIALANTRRPALLVAGNLDDVAADHSRDQLVRRLIALGERQTVITATVNEVVGHDVRARIPVPNTSRAELAHRQKGDQ is encoded by the coding sequence ATGCCCGACCAACCCGAACCCGAGCAGGCGCCGGAACCGGCTCTCACCGCGCGGGGAATCTGCATGCGCGGCCCGTGGGGGCCGGTGTACGGCCCGATCGACCTCGACATCGAGGCCGGCGGGGTGACGGTGTTGCACTGCCCTCCGGGTTCGGGGCGCACCGCGCTGCTGATGACGCTGGCCGGCCGGATGCGGCCGATGTCCGGCGAGCTGACGGTGTTCGGCCGGACCCGCGCCCCCGACATCTTCCGGGTGGCCGGTCTGGCCGGTTTCGACGAGGTCGACCCGATTCCGCAGTCGGTGACGGTCCGCGATCTGGTCACCGAACAGGTGCGCTGGGACGCACCCTGGTACCGGTTGATCCCGCGCGCCGGTGAAGCCGAGCTGGCGGCGGTGTGCGGGCCGGTCTTCGGTGAGCTGCCGTTGCCTCCGCTGGGCGAATACGTCGGGGAGCTCTCCGAACTGGACCGGATGCTGCTGCGGATCGCGTTGGCCAACACCCGCCGTCCGGCGCTGCTGGTGGCGGGCAACCTCGACGATGTGGCCGCCGATCACAGCCGGGATCAGCTGGTGCGACGCCTGATAGCGCTGGGGGAGCGGCAGACCGTGATCACCGCCACCGTCAACGAGGTCGTCGGCCACGACGTCCGCGCCCGGATTCCCGTCCCCAACACCAGCCGCGCCGAACTCGCGCATCGACAGAAGGGCGACCAGTAA
- a CDS encoding ABC transporter ATP-binding protein, whose product MTVTDRRSPADWRGRLDETPDDELPIDESVPRRREARALLGSLLRPYPAALVLLAVVVVVENLARLSVPLLVQRGIDHCIPPIVAGGSSRELLLIVAALIGVVTVQAASRMYFLRRSGRIGQEVLLELRRRLFRHFQRLDVAFHERYTSGRVVSRSTNDVEAIQDMLETGFDSLITAVLTLGGTAILLVTLDVRLGLMCLGAFPVLIALVWWFREESAKTYRKVRESAALVIVQFVETMTGIKAVQAYRREPRNQEIFEQVADDYREINEKTLRLLAIFMPGVRLVGNITTGVVLLYGGYLVLNDQMTIGTLTAFLLYLRMFFEPMQEISQFFNTFQSAASALEKLAGVLAEEPAIKDPQHPVSPARPVRGEIAFHGVQFAYVPGRPVIPELTLTVPAGQTVALVGTTGAGKTTIATLIARFYDPTAGSVTLDGIDLRDIAQSELRRHVVMVTQENFMFDGTVADNIRFGRPEATDAEIAAAAEAVGADRFIAALPDGYHTDVAKRGSRLSAGQRQLIAFARAFLADPAVLILDEATSALDIPSERMVQRALRTVLADRTALVIAHRLSTVEIADRVLVLERGRVVEDGPPGELIRRGEGRYAALHHAWLESLG is encoded by the coding sequence ATGACGGTCACGGATCGCCGCAGCCCTGCGGACTGGCGCGGCCGGCTCGACGAGACCCCCGACGACGAGCTGCCGATCGACGAGTCGGTGCCCCGCCGGCGCGAGGCCCGCGCGCTGCTCGGCTCGCTGCTGCGGCCCTACCCCGCCGCACTGGTGCTGCTGGCGGTCGTCGTGGTGGTGGAAAACCTTGCCCGGCTGAGTGTTCCGCTGCTGGTGCAACGCGGCATCGACCACTGCATCCCGCCGATCGTGGCGGGCGGATCCAGCCGTGAACTGCTGCTCATCGTCGCCGCGCTGATCGGTGTCGTCACCGTGCAGGCCGCCAGCAGGATGTACTTCCTGCGCCGGTCCGGCCGGATCGGTCAGGAGGTGCTGCTGGAGTTGCGCCGCCGGTTGTTCCGGCATTTCCAACGGCTGGACGTCGCCTTCCACGAGCGCTACACCTCCGGGCGGGTGGTGAGCCGCTCCACCAACGACGTCGAGGCCATCCAGGACATGCTGGAGACCGGTTTCGACAGCCTCATCACCGCCGTGCTCACGTTGGGCGGCACCGCGATCCTGCTCGTCACCCTCGATGTGCGGCTGGGCCTGATGTGTCTGGGCGCGTTCCCGGTGCTGATCGCGCTGGTGTGGTGGTTCCGGGAGGAATCGGCGAAGACCTACCGCAAGGTGCGGGAGAGCGCCGCGCTGGTGATCGTGCAGTTCGTCGAGACCATGACCGGGATCAAGGCGGTTCAAGCCTACCGGCGGGAACCGCGCAATCAGGAGATCTTCGAGCAGGTCGCCGACGACTACCGCGAGATCAACGAGAAGACCCTGCGGCTGCTGGCGATCTTCATGCCGGGGGTCCGGCTGGTCGGCAACATCACCACCGGTGTGGTGCTGCTCTACGGCGGCTACCTGGTGCTCAACGATCAGATGACGATCGGCACGCTGACGGCGTTCCTGCTGTATCTGCGGATGTTCTTCGAGCCGATGCAGGAGATCTCGCAGTTCTTCAACACCTTTCAGTCCGCGGCGTCAGCGCTGGAGAAACTGGCCGGGGTGCTCGCCGAGGAGCCGGCGATCAAGGATCCGCAGCATCCGGTGTCGCCGGCCCGTCCGGTGCGCGGCGAGATCGCGTTCCACGGCGTGCAGTTCGCCTATGTGCCGGGCCGGCCGGTGATCCCGGAGCTGACCCTGACGGTGCCGGCCGGGCAGACCGTCGCCCTGGTCGGCACCACCGGGGCGGGCAAGACCACCATCGCCACGCTGATCGCCCGGTTCTACGACCCGACCGCGGGGTCGGTGACCCTCGACGGCATCGACCTGCGTGACATCGCGCAGAGCGAGTTGCGCCGGCATGTGGTGATGGTGACCCAGGAGAACTTCATGTTCGACGGGACCGTCGCCGACAACATCCGGTTCGGCCGGCCGGAGGCCACCGATGCCGAGATCGCCGCGGCCGCCGAGGCGGTCGGCGCGGACCGGTTCATCGCGGCGCTGCCCGACGGCTACCACACCGACGTCGCCAAACGCGGCAGCCGACTGTCGGCGGGGCAGCGTCAACTGATCGCGTTCGCGCGGGCGTTTTTGGCCGATCCCGCGGTGCTGATCCTCGATGAGGCGACGTCGGCGCTGGACATCCCGAGTGAGCGGATGGTGCAGCGGGCGTTGCGGACGGTGCTGGCCGACCGCACCGCGCTGGTGATCGCGCACCGGCTGTCCACGGTGGAGATCGCCGACCGGGTGCTGGTGCTCGAGCGCGGTCGGGTCGTGGAGGACGGCCCGCCCGGGGAACTGATCCGCCGCGGCGAGGGCCGGTATGCGGCGCTGCATCACGCCTGGCTCGAATCGCTGGGATGA